A single region of the Microtus ochrogaster isolate Prairie Vole_2 chromosome 2, MicOch1.0, whole genome shotgun sequence genome encodes:
- the LOC101982254 gene encoding olfactory receptor 5K3-like, whose protein sequence is MTENNYSLTTEFILVGFSDHQDLKTLLFLVFSAIYLVTMVGNLGLLVLIYMERRLHTPMYIFLGNLALMDSCCSSAITPKMLQNFFSVDRKMSLYECMAQFYFLCFAETADCFLLAAMAYDRYVAICNPLQYHTMMSKKLCLQMTTGAYIGGSLHSMIHIGFLFRLSFCRSHVIKHFFCDVLPLYRLSCVDPYINELMILIFSGSIQSFTITVVLISYFYILFTIFTMKSKEGRSKALSTCASHFLSVSIFYGSLLYMYIRPSSVNEEYKDIPVAIFYTLVIPLLNPFIYSLRNKEVMNVLKRTIKRKL, encoded by the coding sequence ATGACTGAGAACAACTACTCCTTGACAACAGAATTCATCCTGGTGGGATTCTCAGATCACCAAGATCTAAAGACCCTTCTATTCCTGGTGTTTTCTGCCATCTATCTGGTCACCATGGTTGGGAATCTTGGGCTCTTGGTCTTGATTTACATGGAACGCCGTCTTCACACACCTATGTACATCTTTCTGGGTAATCTGGCTCTCATGGattcctgctgctcctctgctATCACTCCCAAGATGCTACAGAACTTCTTCTCTGTGGACAGAAAGATGTCTTTGTATGAATGCATGGCACAGTtctactttctttgttttgctgaAACTGCAGACTGCTTCCTCTTGGCAGCAATGgcatatgaccgctatgtggcgaTATGCAACCCTCTGCAGTACCACACTATGATGTCCAAGAAGCTCTGTCTTCAAATGACCACAGGAGCCTACATAGGAGGATCCCTGCATTCCATGATTCATATAGGGTTCTTATTCAGGTTATCTTTCTGTAGGTCTCATGTAATCAAGCACTTCTTTTGTGATGTCCTTCCATTATATAGACTTTCATGTGTTGACCCTTACATCAATGAATTAATGATACTTATCTTTTCTGGTTCTATTCAAAGTTTTACCATTACTGTAGTCCTGATATCTTATTTCTACATCCTTTTTACTATATTCACAATGAAGTCCAAAGAGGGAAGAAGTAAAGCCTTATCTActtgtgcttcccactttctctctgtgtcaaTATTCTATGGTTCTCTTCTCTACATGTATATTCGACCAAGTTCAGTTAATGAAGAGTATAAAGACATACCTGTTGCTATTTTTTATACTCTAGTAATTCCTTTATTAAACCCCTTTATTTATAGTCTTAGAAATAAGGAAGTAATGAATGTGTTGAaaagaacaataaagagaaaattgtAG
- the LOC101986618 gene encoding olfactory receptor 5H2-like, protein MKNSTLLTEFVLTGLTGSPKLQVPLFLVFLVIYLITIVGNLGLITLIWNDPHLHIPMYFFLGHLAFVDACLSSTVTPKMLLNFLQMSKMISFSECMIQFFSFAVFVTTECFLLAAMAYDRYIAICKPLLYPMVMTNRLCICLLILSFLGGIIHASIHEGFLFLLTFCNSNIVHHFYCDIIPLLKISCTDSTLNFQLVFVLAGLIQASTIVIVLPSYTLILFTILQRKSVQGIRKAFSTCGAHLLSVSLYYGPLLFMYVLPPSQEADDQDIIDSVLYTVIIPLLNPIIYSLRNKQVMDSLKKLLKKSV, encoded by the coding sequence atgaaaaattcaactTTGCTGACAGAGTTTGTTCTTACAGGACTCACAGGCTCTCCAAAGCTACAGGTGCCCCTTTTCTTGGTATTCCTGGTGATCTACCTCATCACTATTGTAGGTAATCTTGGTCTAATCACTCTGATATGGAATGACCCTCACTTACACATccccatgtactttttccttGGTCATCTGGCATTTGTGGATGCCTGTTTATCATCCACAGTGACACCAAAGATGTTACTCAATTTCTTACAGATGAGTAAGATGATTTCCTTCTCTGAATGCATGATACAATTCTTTTCCTTTGCAGTCTTTGTTACTACAGAATGCTTTCTGTTGGCAGCTATGGCTTATGATCGTTATATAGCCATTTGCAAACCTTTACTTTATCCAATGGTTATGACTAATAGGCTTTGCATATGTCTATTAATCCTATCTTTTTTAGGTGGCATTATCCATGCTTCAATACATgagggatttttatttcttttaacctTTTGCAATTCCAACATAGTGCATCACTTTTATTGTGATATTATACCATTACTAAAGATTTCCTGTACTGACTCTACTCTTAATTTTCAACTGGTGTTTGTTTTGGCTGGTTTAATTCAAGCCTCCACCATTGTGATTGTTCTTCCGTCATATACACTAATCCTGTTTACAATTTTACAAAGGAAGTCTGTCCAAGGCATAAGAAAGGCTTTCTCTACATGTGGTGCCCATCTCTTATCTGTGTCTTTATACTATGGGCCTCTTCTCTTTATGTacgtccttcctccctctcaagAAGCAGATGATCAAGATATCATAGACTCTGTGCTTTACACAGTAATAATTCCTTTGTTAAATCCAATTATCTATAGCCTGAGAAACAAGCAAGTTATGGATTCTCTGaaaaaattgttaaagaaaagTGTGTAA